The Fructilactobacillus myrtifloralis genome contains a region encoding:
- a CDS encoding VIT1/CCC1 transporter family protein has product MANQAKMSLAQKINVLRASVMGANDGILSIAGIVLGVAGASTSNWAILISGLAGMLAGTVSMSMGEYVSVNSQKDSERQAITTVRTALQTDYQAEFDYVEHKYRQTGMNAKLANQATSEMMNDDPLTTVVRERYSFDPSKFTSPYAAAIASLISFPLGSLLPLISIFVGPARWHILTTFSAVIIALAITGYLAAILSKANRTRSVLRNVISGVVTMSVTYLIGALVGLVA; this is encoded by the coding sequence ATGGCTAACCAAGCAAAAATGTCGCTTGCACAAAAAATCAACGTTTTAAGAGCGAGTGTAATGGGCGCTAACGATGGCATCCTCTCCATTGCCGGGATCGTTCTCGGAGTCGCCGGGGCTTCCACCAGCAACTGGGCAATCCTAATTTCCGGGCTGGCCGGGATGCTCGCCGGAACCGTCTCAATGTCCATGGGCGAATACGTTTCCGTCAACAGCCAAAAAGACTCGGAGCGCCAGGCCATTACGACCGTGCGCACCGCCCTGCAAACGGACTACCAAGCCGAATTCGATTACGTAGAACATAAATACCGCCAAACCGGAATGAACGCGAAGCTCGCGAACCAAGCAACCAGCGAAATGATGAATGATGATCCGCTGACCACGGTGGTCCGAGAACGCTACTCCTTTGACCCGAGCAAGTTCACAAGCCCCTACGCGGCCGCTATCGCCTCCTTGATCTCCTTTCCGCTGGGCTCCTTACTGCCCCTGATCTCGATCTTTGTGGGTCCCGCCCGCTGGCACATCTTAACCACCTTTAGTGCGGTGATCATCGCCCTCGCCATCACCGGCTACCTGGCTGCCATCCTGAGCAAGGCGAACCGGACTCGGTCCGTGCTCCGCAACGTTATTTCAGGAGTTGTCACCATGTCCGTCACCTACCTAATCGGTGCCCTCGTCGGACTCGTCGCCTAA
- a CDS encoding VIT1/CCC1 transporter family protein has translation MKHPAKAKSKQSMDEKLNNLRAGVLGSNDGILTVVGVLFSVGVATTNPFTIFIAGLSDLLACAFSMAGGEYASVSSQRDTEEAAVAEEQHLLKTDYAGQRQDVIDYYQSRGISATTAQEIADDLLQKNPLQTLVSVKYDLQLGKYMNPWSAAASSLVSAAAGGTLPLLAMTLLPQELKWSGTIIAVIIAVALTGFCSAKLGNGLVKIAIIRNVIVGILTMFIHYFVGIMLDHFI, from the coding sequence ATGAAACACCCAGCAAAAGCAAAATCCAAGCAATCCATGGACGAAAAGTTAAATAACCTGCGGGCCGGCGTGCTCGGCTCCAACGATGGCATTCTAACCGTCGTTGGCGTGCTGTTCTCCGTTGGCGTGGCCACTACCAACCCCTTTACCATTTTCATCGCGGGGCTGTCCGACCTGCTCGCCTGTGCCTTCTCGATGGCCGGCGGCGAGTACGCCTCCGTTAGTTCCCAGCGTGACACCGAAGAAGCCGCCGTGGCCGAAGAACAACACCTGCTGAAGACTGATTACGCCGGTCAACGCCAGGACGTGATTGACTACTACCAAAGTCGGGGCATTTCCGCCACTACTGCCCAAGAAATTGCCGACGACCTGTTACAAAAGAATCCCTTACAAACGCTCGTTTCCGTTAAGTATGACCTCCAGCTTGGAAAGTACATGAATCCCTGGTCGGCCGCGGCCTCCTCGCTGGTCTCAGCTGCCGCGGGGGGCACCCTCCCATTACTCGCCATGACCCTGTTACCCCAGGAGCTCAAATGGAGTGGAACGATCATCGCCGTCATCATCGCGGTGGCCCTCACCGGCTTTTGCAGCGCCAAACTTGGGAACGGCCTGGTGAAAATCGCCATCATCCGAAACGTGATCGTCGGAATCCTCACGATGTTCATTCACTACTTTGTTGGAATCATGCTCGATCACTTTATCTAA
- a CDS encoding quaternary amine ABC transporter ATP-binding protein has translation MTENNEKIKVDHLTKIFGPHINKAQELLSEGKTKEEILAKTGSTVGVDNANFTINDNEIFVIMGLSGSGKSTMLRMFNRLIEPTLGTIYVDGENIMQLDKKGLLELRRKKMSMVFQNFALLPDRTILENAAFGLEVQGVAKEERETKAHESLEMVGLKGYDHQLPSELSGGMQQRVGLARAITNDPDILLMDEAFSALDPLNRRDMQDELIDLQHKLHKTIIFISHDLNEALRIGDRILMMHNGDVVQIDTPEDLLTHPKNDYVKKFIQNVDRSKILTAGNVMIHPNTINIEKDGPKLALRRMKEDHISSIFAVDDDQRLLGLIDADDVIKLIENQQRDMSTVLKTGLPTTSPDTPIADLFNKISKSPLPYAVVDKDGRLEGIILRSTILEAMSGSNGNDEGGATNE, from the coding sequence GTGACAGAAAATAACGAAAAGATCAAAGTTGATCACTTGACCAAAATCTTTGGTCCACACATTAATAAAGCACAAGAGCTTTTATCTGAAGGAAAAACCAAAGAAGAAATCTTAGCCAAGACCGGGAGTACGGTCGGAGTCGATAACGCTAATTTTACAATTAATGACAACGAAATTTTTGTCATCATGGGACTCTCTGGCTCGGGTAAATCAACCATGCTCCGGATGTTTAACCGGCTGATTGAACCCACTTTGGGAACCATCTACGTTGATGGCGAAAACATCATGCAACTCGATAAAAAAGGGTTGCTCGAATTACGGCGGAAAAAGATGAGCATGGTGTTCCAAAATTTTGCCCTCTTACCCGACCGGACCATCTTAGAAAACGCGGCCTTCGGACTAGAAGTGCAGGGCGTTGCTAAGGAAGAACGAGAAACTAAGGCCCACGAATCGCTCGAAATGGTTGGTTTAAAGGGTTACGATCACCAACTACCTAGCGAACTTTCCGGTGGGATGCAACAACGGGTTGGTTTAGCCCGGGCCATCACGAATGACCCGGACATCCTCCTCATGGACGAAGCCTTCTCCGCTTTGGATCCGTTGAACCGGCGCGACATGCAGGACGAACTGATCGACTTGCAACACAAACTCCACAAAACCATCATCTTTATCAGTCACGATTTAAACGAAGCCTTACGAATCGGAGACCGGATCTTGATGATGCACAACGGGGACGTCGTACAAATCGATACACCAGAAGACCTCTTGACGCATCCAAAGAACGACTACGTCAAGAAGTTCATCCAAAACGTAGACCGGTCGAAGATCTTGACCGCTGGAAACGTAATGATTCATCCCAACACGATCAACATCGAAAAGGACGGACCAAAATTGGCCCTCCGGCGGATGAAGGAAGACCACATCTCCAGTATCTTTGCGGTTGATGACGACCAGCGCTTACTCGGTTTAATCGATGCTGACGACGTGATTAAGTTGATTGAAAACCAACAACGGGACATGTCAACGGTCTTAAAGACTGGCTTACCAACCACTAGTCCGGATACTCCGATCGCCGACCTCTTTAACAAGATTTCCAAGTCGCCACTGCCATACGCCGTGGTCGATAAGGACGGTCGCTTAGAAGGAATCATCCTACGGAGTACCATTCTAGAAGCAATGTCTGGTTCAAATGGTAACGATGAAGGAGGCGCAACTAATGAATAG
- a CDS encoding ABC transporter permease: MNSFLAILSGVPVLPIAKWINAFVNWLTGFAGFFNALTAGIGAILDAIQWVLDLFPAWLFIILVLLLTWFILRKTKHWGFMLFEVLGLGLIWNQGYWHDMTQTLTLVLATSLIIIVFGVPLGIWMAKSHTVNVIVRPILSFMQTMPAFVYLIPAVALFGIGMVPGVVASVIFSLPPIVSTTCLGIQQVPADLNEAAVSFGCTPWQKLFKVELPLARTTIISGINQGMMLALSMVVIASMIGTLGLGSLVYFAVGRNDAGAGFAAGIAIVILAIILDRLSEGVSGSNQSHNE, encoded by the coding sequence ATGAATAGTTTTCTAGCAATTTTAAGTGGCGTGCCCGTTTTACCAATTGCAAAGTGGATTAACGCCTTTGTTAACTGGTTAACTGGATTCGCGGGCTTCTTCAACGCCCTCACGGCTGGGATTGGTGCGATCTTAGACGCCATCCAATGGGTCTTAGACCTCTTCCCCGCCTGGCTCTTTATTATTTTAGTATTACTGTTAACCTGGTTTATCCTCCGCAAGACGAAGCACTGGGGCTTCATGCTCTTTGAAGTCCTCGGGCTGGGCTTAATTTGGAACCAGGGTTACTGGCACGACATGACCCAAACGTTAACCCTTGTGTTAGCAACGAGTTTAATCATCATCGTGTTTGGGGTGCCGCTCGGAATCTGGATGGCCAAGAGTCACACGGTGAACGTGATCGTTCGTCCGATCCTCTCGTTCATGCAGACGATGCCTGCCTTCGTGTACCTGATTCCAGCCGTAGCCTTGTTTGGAATCGGAATGGTACCCGGAGTGGTTGCTTCCGTAATCTTCTCCCTGCCCCCGATTGTTAGTACGACCTGCCTCGGGATTCAACAAGTGCCGGCTGACTTAAACGAAGCCGCCGTATCATTTGGTTGTACCCCATGGCAAAAACTGTTTAAGGTCGAACTCCCCTTGGCCCGGACTACGATTATTTCCGGGATTAACCAGGGAATGATGTTGGCACTTTCCATGGTTGTAATTGCCTCAATGATTGGAACGTTGGGACTTGGTTCTCTAGTTTACTTCGCCGTTGGTCGCAACGATGCCGGAGCTGGATTTGCTGCCGGAATCGCCATCGTGATCTTGGCCATTATCCTAGACCGCTTATCCGAAGGGGTTAGCGGTAGTAACCAATCCCACAACGAGTAA
- a CDS encoding glycine betaine ABC transporter substrate-binding protein codes for MKKSTMKRFIGLVSLGILAITLSACSVTPKKYNPHESVGPQVHKTITGIDAGAGIMASTQKALSGYGLKQQDWQLQTSSTAAMCSQLEKSIRYKQPIVVTAWQPHWMFKKYPIKFLKDPKGIYGKSEQIDTVARKGFQKDNPGAYKFFQQFKWNPSMMGDVMYANFKGADPQKTAKKFIKEHPKEVAKWTAGVPDGNGKQVRMTYVTWDDAIASTNVTAQILRDKGYKVTMTAMEAQPEWSSIARGSADVTTAAWMPVTSGPLYAKFKDKVEVVGTNCPGARVGLAVPKYMKNVNSIEDLKK; via the coding sequence ATGAAAAAATCAACTATGAAACGCTTCATCGGCCTCGTCAGTTTAGGTATTCTGGCAATCACACTATCAGCTTGTAGTGTGACACCGAAGAAGTATAATCCCCACGAAAGCGTCGGACCCCAAGTCCACAAGACGATCACTGGGATTGACGCGGGGGCCGGAATCATGGCTTCCACGCAAAAGGCGCTCTCAGGCTACGGCTTAAAGCAACAGGACTGGCAGCTTCAAACCAGTTCGACCGCAGCCATGTGTAGCCAGTTGGAAAAATCAATTCGCTACAAGCAACCGATTGTGGTAACCGCTTGGCAACCACACTGGATGTTCAAAAAGTACCCGATTAAGTTCTTGAAGGATCCAAAGGGAATCTACGGAAAGTCCGAACAGATCGATACGGTCGCTCGCAAGGGCTTCCAGAAGGATAACCCCGGCGCTTACAAGTTCTTCCAGCAATTCAAGTGGAATCCTAGCATGATGGGTGACGTAATGTACGCCAACTTTAAGGGTGCGGATCCGCAAAAGACGGCTAAGAAGTTCATCAAGGAGCACCCGAAGGAAGTTGCCAAGTGGACGGCGGGCGTTCCGGACGGAAACGGGAAGCAAGTGCGCATGACCTACGTAACGTGGGATGATGCGATTGCCTCGACGAACGTCACTGCCCAAATCCTGCGGGATAAGGGTTACAAGGTTACGATGACCGCCATGGAAGCCCAACCAGAATGGTCCTCCATCGCGCGGGGATCAGCCGATGTCACGACCGCCGCTTGGATGCCCGTTACTTCTGGCCCCCTGTACGCGAAGTTCAAGGATAAGGTCGAAGTAGTCGGAACCAACTGTCCAGGTGCTCGGGTCGGCTTAGCCGTTCCGAAGTACATGAAGAACGTAAACTCGATCGAAGATTTGAAAAAGTAA
- a CDS encoding M13 family metallopeptidase translates to MAQADFPVNQAEIKTNLYDAVNGAWVKQATIPADHSSVGGFMDLVDDIDKTLMHDSDAFAQGELDVPTPEMSEYVKFYRQAMDFARRDTEGATPLRPRLKRIEGLADYADLNQQLADLVLQGYPTPFSFDIDADMKNAQVNALFASGPGLFLPDKTYYEPDNQAYAQLMPVFTKMSEQLLTMAGYSETDAQELVAAAKDFDAQIAPHVKSAEESADYSKTYNPYTTAELADSTNAVDLQQTVRGLVGAVPEKIIVTEPDYFTHLNELLTDANFANLKAWMLVKTVNGLAGALSEEFRQVGGQFSRALSGKKEAVKPEKAAFYLASGTFKHVVGDYYGKRYFGPEAKADVHHMVEKMIGIYQQRLTDNQWLSAETKAMAIKKLKRLGIQVGYPDIIDPIYYQFKVNEKASLLANLLHFDYLETKDLFSKWNKPVARDKWEMSANTVNAYYHPFKNIIVFPAAILQAPFYSLDQSASANYGGIGAVIAHEISHAFDNNGSLFDEYGNLNNWWTDADHQHFTKLAQQMIAEFDGLPYAGGKVNGKLTVSENIADAGGLSCAEAATKEEPDADLYEFFTNWARIWRMKATPEYQQLLLTIDVHAPGPLRATVQVKNLDDFYTTFDIQPSDAMYLDPEKRVQIW, encoded by the coding sequence ATGGCACAAGCAGATTTCCCCGTTAACCAAGCGGAAATTAAAACAAACCTCTACGACGCCGTCAACGGCGCCTGGGTTAAACAAGCCACGATTCCCGCTGACCACTCATCGGTCGGTGGTTTCATGGACCTGGTCGATGACATCGACAAAACCCTGATGCACGACTCCGACGCCTTTGCACAGGGCGAGTTAGACGTCCCAACCCCGGAAATGAGTGAGTACGTCAAGTTCTATCGGCAGGCGATGGACTTTGCCCGCCGCGACACAGAAGGGGCCACTCCCCTACGACCGCGCTTAAAACGGATCGAAGGACTGGCCGACTATGCCGATCTCAACCAACAACTAGCAGACCTCGTATTGCAAGGCTACCCGACCCCGTTTAGCTTCGACATTGATGCCGACATGAAGAACGCCCAGGTCAACGCCCTCTTTGCGAGTGGTCCCGGGCTCTTCCTGCCGGACAAAACCTACTACGAACCCGACAACCAGGCCTACGCCCAACTGATGCCCGTCTTTACCAAGATGAGTGAACAGTTGCTGACCATGGCGGGCTACTCGGAGACGGATGCCCAGGAACTCGTGGCGGCGGCCAAGGACTTTGATGCCCAAATCGCCCCTCACGTAAAGTCCGCCGAAGAATCCGCTGATTACAGTAAGACCTACAACCCGTACACGACTGCCGAACTAGCTGACAGTACGAACGCGGTTGACCTGCAACAAACCGTCCGGGGCTTAGTCGGCGCCGTGCCGGAGAAAATCATCGTAACGGAACCAGACTACTTTACCCACCTGAACGAACTCCTGACAGACGCCAACTTCGCCAACTTGAAAGCCTGGATGCTGGTAAAAACGGTAAACGGTCTCGCCGGTGCCCTCTCAGAAGAATTCCGGCAAGTCGGCGGTCAGTTTAGTCGCGCGCTATCCGGGAAAAAGGAAGCCGTTAAACCCGAAAAGGCGGCCTTCTACCTCGCCTCTGGGACCTTTAAGCACGTGGTCGGTGACTACTACGGAAAACGCTACTTTGGACCAGAAGCCAAGGCAGACGTCCACCACATGGTCGAAAAAATGATCGGCATTTACCAACAACGGCTCACTGATAACCAGTGGTTGAGTGCCGAAACGAAGGCCATGGCGATCAAGAAGTTGAAACGACTCGGCATTCAAGTTGGGTATCCAGACATCATTGATCCAATTTACTACCAGTTCAAGGTCAATGAAAAGGCCAGCTTACTCGCCAACCTGCTCCACTTTGACTACCTCGAAACAAAGGACCTGTTCTCCAAATGGAACAAGCCGGTCGCTCGTGATAAGTGGGAAATGAGTGCTAACACGGTGAACGCTTACTACCATCCGTTTAAAAACATCATCGTGTTCCCAGCTGCGATCCTCCAAGCACCCTTCTACAGCCTCGACCAGTCGGCGAGTGCTAACTACGGGGGGATTGGAGCCGTGATTGCCCACGAAATCTCGCACGCCTTTGATAACAACGGGTCGCTCTTTGATGAATACGGGAATCTTAACAACTGGTGGACGGATGCCGACCACCAACACTTCACCAAGCTCGCCCAGCAGATGATCGCCGAATTCGACGGGTTACCGTATGCCGGTGGGAAAGTGAACGGGAAGCTCACCGTTTCCGAAAACATCGCGGACGCCGGGGGACTCAGTTGTGCCGAAGCAGCCACGAAGGAAGAACCGGATGCAGATCTCTACGAGTTCTTCACTAACTGGGCCCGAATCTGGCGCATGAAGGCCACGCCAGAGTACCAACAACTGTTACTGACGATTGACGTCCATGCGCCCGGTCCACTGCGGGCCACCGTTCAGGTGAAAAACCTCGACGACTTCTACACCACCTTTGACATCCAACCGAGTGATGCCATGTACCTTGACCCTGAAAAACGTGTCCAAATTTGGTAA
- a CDS encoding alpha/beta hydrolase, translated as MKKKIFNKWDFVVLIIGLAAVVLGFCYVHYGTFTPSKMHKPQQTPIMFVSDQNRTSQAARHLVTTASRSGGSVAMHIDVLSDGQINYYPNGNLKAKQPIVEVNFSDRSKTTKEQSAALNRILRHLNRKYQYEQYDAIGFGSGSLAVFTNATTYGMKKNQMKLNHFVSVAGPYQGVTVNVPPMKQQPGQTGNGNQPNQGKPNQGHPGGPNPEVLRQQAQERQQAINSRYPSYAEFKRMAKHLDPNTEVLNIYGVIDKRTNSDGRVSAASATSLKHLVPAKNYESLRLTGPMAEHSQILDNQVSERIINRFLFNE; from the coding sequence TTGAAAAAAAAAATATTTAATAAATGGGACTTTGTGGTCCTGATCATTGGACTCGCGGCGGTGGTCCTGGGCTTTTGTTACGTCCACTACGGTACCTTTACGCCTAGTAAGATGCACAAGCCCCAACAGACACCCATCATGTTTGTGTCCGACCAGAACCGGACCTCTCAAGCCGCACGCCACTTGGTAACGACGGCGAGTCGCTCGGGAGGTTCCGTTGCGATGCACATCGACGTGCTGAGCGATGGTCAGATTAACTACTACCCGAATGGCAATTTAAAGGCCAAACAGCCGATTGTAGAGGTTAATTTCAGTGACCGGAGTAAGACCACTAAGGAACAATCAGCGGCCTTAAATCGCATTCTGCGCCATTTAAACCGCAAGTACCAGTACGAACAGTATGATGCGATTGGATTTGGCTCAGGGAGTCTCGCGGTCTTTACGAACGCGACGACCTACGGAATGAAGAAGAACCAGATGAAGTTAAATCACTTCGTGTCGGTTGCTGGTCCGTACCAAGGGGTGACTGTCAACGTTCCCCCAATGAAGCAGCAACCGGGTCAAACTGGCAACGGGAACCAACCGAACCAGGGCAAGCCCAACCAGGGTCATCCCGGTGGCCCGAATCCAGAGGTGCTCCGGCAACAAGCTCAGGAACGCCAGCAGGCGATTAACAGTCGCTACCCGTCCTATGCCGAGTTTAAACGGATGGCGAAGCACTTGGATCCGAATACCGAGGTCTTAAACATCTACGGGGTGATTGACAAGCGCACGAACTCCGACGGTCGGGTTTCGGCTGCTTCGGCAACGTCGTTGAAGCACCTCGTGCCCGCCAAAAACTACGAGTCACTCCGGTTAACCGGTCCGATGGCGGAACACTCCCAGATTTTAGATAATCAGGTATCCGAACGCATCATTAACCGCTTCTTATTTAACGAATAA
- the map gene encoding type I methionyl aminopeptidase, with amino-acid sequence MITLKSEREIKKMAESGAVLAGVHKGLQKLIKPGLDTWEIEEFADKYITDHGATPSEKGFDGYKFGTCISINDEVAHGIPRKGLKLKSGDIVKVDMCVNKDGFESDSCWTYAVGKISPEAQKLMDVTKEALYKGIDQAQVGNRLGDIGYAIEHYVEDENHMGDVRELIGHGIQPTIHEEPAVPAYGEKGRGLRLRPGMTITIEPMVTLGDWRIKDRFDDKDDWTYYVTEDGSLSAQYEHTLAITEDGPKILTSQDPKEDEKYL; translated from the coding sequence TTGATTACCTTAAAATCAGAACGTGAAATTAAGAAAATGGCCGAATCAGGCGCCGTCCTAGCAGGTGTCCACAAGGGGCTCCAGAAACTGATTAAACCCGGACTAGATACCTGGGAAATCGAAGAATTCGCGGATAAATACATCACCGACCACGGTGCCACCCCGTCCGAAAAGGGCTTTGACGGCTACAAGTTTGGGACCTGTATCTCTATCAACGACGAGGTCGCCCACGGGATCCCCCGCAAGGGCTTAAAACTGAAGTCCGGAGACATCGTCAAGGTCGACATGTGCGTCAACAAGGACGGCTTTGAAAGTGACTCTTGCTGGACCTACGCGGTCGGGAAGATTAGTCCCGAAGCGCAAAAACTGATGGACGTAACCAAGGAAGCTCTGTACAAGGGCATCGACCAAGCCCAGGTCGGTAACCGGCTCGGTGACATTGGCTACGCCATCGAACACTATGTCGAAGACGAAAACCACATGGGCGACGTCCGCGAACTGATTGGCCACGGAATCCAACCCACGATTCACGAAGAACCAGCCGTCCCAGCCTACGGAGAAAAAGGTCGTGGTCTGCGCTTACGGCCCGGAATGACGATCACGATTGAACCGATGGTGACGCTCGGGGACTGGCGGATCAAGGACCGCTTCGATGACAAGGACGACTGGACCTACTACGTCACAGAAGATGGTTCCCTCTCCGCCCAGTACGAACACACCTTGGCGATTACGGAAGACGGCCCGAAGATTCTGACGTCGCAGGATCCGAAGGAAGATGAGAAATATTTGTAG
- a CDS encoding AbiH family protein — MENDIKKDLLVIGNGFDLKCKLETRFSDYFDSLGNDEIFTNLKNIESSNSFSLVILNKLTNKINIEMYRKNFKKGRDLFIDGERKRMFSDALRIFDEYEKINSISNNLLEDKLSFFDLYFKYIKVDNIGKNWSDVEQRISDLITNGTFNRVYNLIDKIKESKQYIINEETPGELSEDAPEDEFIAQVSDFDKLIDMSVHKDIQLLCVFFLINIFEYQIESHTPNYFINFMVNQLNKFEDNLGKYIEKKSERNDYLVNSQNLLKSFGIANNYNVLNFNYTDPFSSKDRHVETVSNIHGNTDNPIVGVDASIIEKANNNNESLIFNQFTKTYQIMSNTEKHKKVLPNLKSIDTIYFYGHSLAEADYSYFQSIFDYYDLYGSQINLVFYYSVYNSNKKEQIVNQNINNVWNLINEYGESMENAKGKNLLHKLNLENRIKIKAV, encoded by the coding sequence ATGGAAAATGATATAAAAAAAGATTTATTAGTTATTGGTAATGGATTTGATTTGAAATGTAAATTGGAAACTAGATTTTCTGATTATTTTGATTCGTTAGGGAATGATGAAATATTTACTAATTTGAAGAATATAGAATCATCGAATTCATTTTCATTAGTAATATTAAACAAATTAACAAATAAAATTAATATTGAGATGTATAGAAAAAATTTTAAAAAAGGAAGAGATTTATTTATTGATGGTGAGCGTAAACGCATGTTTTCTGATGCTTTAAGAATTTTTGATGAGTATGAAAAGATAAACAGTATTTCAAATAATTTATTAGAAGATAAGCTTTCTTTTTTTGATTTATATTTTAAATACATAAAAGTAGATAATATTGGTAAGAATTGGTCTGATGTAGAACAACGGATAAGTGACCTAATAACTAACGGAACTTTTAATAGAGTTTATAATCTCATTGATAAAATTAAAGAAAGTAAACAATATATTATAAATGAAGAAACACCTGGTGAACTATCTGAAGATGCACCTGAAGATGAATTTATTGCTCAAGTTTCTGATTTTGATAAATTAATAGATATGTCAGTTCATAAAGATATACAATTATTATGTGTCTTTTTTTTAATAAATATATTTGAATATCAAATTGAAAGTCATACACCTAATTATTTTATTAATTTTATGGTCAATCAACTTAATAAATTTGAGGATAATTTAGGTAAATATATTGAAAAAAAGTCCGAACGTAATGATTATTTAGTTAACTCTCAAAATTTACTTAAAAGTTTTGGAATTGCAAATAATTATAATGTTTTAAATTTTAACTATACTGATCCTTTTTCATCTAAAGATAGACATGTTGAAACAGTTAGTAACATTCATGGTAATACTGATAATCCTATTGTCGGTGTAGATGCATCAATCATTGAAAAAGCAAATAACAATAATGAGAGTTTAATTTTTAATCAATTCACAAAAACTTATCAAATTATGTCTAATACTGAAAAGCATAAAAAAGTTTTACCAAATCTAAAATCTATTGATACAATTTATTTTTATGGACATTCTTTAGCTGAAGCAGATTATTCTTATTTTCAGTCAATTTTTGATTACTATGATTTATACGGCTCTCAAATTAATTTAGTTTTTTATTATTCAGTTTATAATTCAAACAAAAAAGAACAAATTGTTAACCAAAACATTAATAACGTTTGGAATCTAATTAATGAGTACGGTGAATCAATGGAAAATGCAAAAGGTAAAAATTTATTGCATAAATTAAATTTGGAAAATCGAATTAAAATCAAGGCAGTATAG
- the dcm gene encoding DNA (cytosine-5-)-methyltransferase: protein MKVLELFAGVGGFRIGLENSDKKYFQTKWSNQFEPARKSQDAFEVYNYRFPDSENIGIDINNISDEKFKSMDADMIVGGFPCQDYSVARSTKNELGINGKKGVLFWQIIRAIQDIKPKYLLLENVDRLLKAPAKQRGRDFAVMLTALNKLNYSVEWRVINAADYGQAQRRRRTYIFIFRNDLNYAKKLDEEFENTNLLKNEDTYDEYIFKSGLFAKEFPIEKKPYKNRKVFYELPSDIVDTSDNFSGKVFNTGIMRHGIYYSIDTKPLETEKPIPLKDIIQNEKDVPEKFYINNEEKLKKFKYLRGPKRKERKTADGHIYTYSEGGMNPTDDLNLPGRTMLTSEGSVNRSTHLLKINNRYRLLTPVEAERLQSFPDDWTKYKIVDGKKVEVADRMRMFFMGNALVTNIIKRIGDGIKKIDLNEN from the coding sequence ATTAAAGTTTTAGAACTTTTTGCTGGAGTTGGAGGGTTTAGAATTGGATTAGAGAATTCTGATAAAAAATATTTCCAAACTAAATGGTCAAACCAATTTGAACCTGCAAGAAAATCTCAAGATGCATTTGAGGTATATAACTATAGATTTCCTGACTCAGAAAATATTGGGATAGATATTAATAATATTAGTGACGAAAAATTCAAATCTATGGATGCAGATATGATTGTAGGGGGATTCCCTTGTCAAGACTATTCTGTAGCTAGATCAACTAAGAATGAGTTAGGAATTAATGGAAAAAAGGGCGTTCTATTTTGGCAAATAATTAGAGCCATTCAAGATATTAAGCCTAAGTACCTATTGTTAGAAAATGTAGATAGATTACTAAAGGCACCAGCAAAACAAAGAGGTCGTGACTTTGCAGTTATGCTGACAGCATTAAATAAATTAAATTACTCAGTTGAATGGCGAGTAATAAATGCAGCCGATTACGGACAAGCACAGAGAAGAAGAAGAACCTATATCTTTATTTTTAGAAATGATTTGAATTATGCTAAAAAACTCGATGAAGAATTTGAAAATACAAATTTATTAAAAAATGAAGATACTTATGACGAGTACATTTTTAAAAGTGGATTATTTGCTAAAGAATTCCCAATTGAAAAAAAGCCATATAAAAATAGAAAAGTTTTTTATGAATTACCTAGTGATATAGTAGATACTTCTGATAACTTTTCAGGTAAAGTTTTCAACACTGGGATTATGCGTCATGGGATTTATTATTCAATAGATACTAAGCCATTAGAAACAGAGAAACCGATTCCATTAAAAGATATCATCCAAAATGAAAAAGATGTTCCCGAGAAATTTTACATTAATAATGAAGAAAAACTCAAAAAATTCAAATATCTACGAGGACCAAAAAGGAAAGAAAGAAAAACAGCAGATGGACATATATACACATACAGTGAAGGTGGGATGAATCCAACTGATGATTTAAATCTTCCCGGCAGAACTATGCTTACTTCTGAAGGTTCCGTTAATAGATCTACTCATTTATTAAAAATAAACAATAGATATCGGTTATTAACTCCAGTTGAAGCAGAAAGGCTCCAATCATTCCCAGATGATTGGACAAAATATAAAATCGTAGATGGTAAAAAAGTTGAAGTTGCAGATAGAATGAGAATGTTTTTTATGGGCAACGCATTAGTTACGAACATCATTAAGCGAATTGGTGACGGAATTAAAAAGATTGATTTAAATGAAAATTAA